A window of Rhodothermales bacterium genomic DNA:
CGAGCGTGTCCAATGCGAGGAATTCGGTGTTCCCTTGTCGCCCGAGTGCCAGGAAAACGTGGGATCCTTCGAAATCGCCCTTGTTCGTGCGGATGCGCACGCCGCGCCCATTGGTCTGTACGTCCACCAGGTCGATGCCGGTTTCCAGGCGAACGCCGTCTGCCGCCAGATGCGTTGCCAACTCGTCCGTCACGTCGGCTGCCTCGTCTGGCAGGATACGGGGCGACCGCTGCAATACGGTGACGTTCGACCCCATCCGGGCCAGCCATTGCGCATTCTCGAGCGCGACGTACCGTCCGCCGAGTACAATCACGTGCTCCGGCAGTTCGCGGAGCTGGTAAAGCGTTTCATTGGTGAGAATGCGCTCAGCAGCACACAGCCCCGGAATGTCCGGATACCACGTCCTCGCGCCCGTCGCAATGAGTACGCGACGGGTGCGGACCGGCTCGAGACGTCCTTCTACGGCAACTCTTGTGGCATCCACGAAGCGCCCCCGACCATGGATGATTTCGATGTTTGCATCGCCCCGGACGACGTCCACGTACTTCGATTGCTGGAGGTCGTCCACGAGGTCCTGGACGCCCGCACTCACCGCCCCGAAATCGGCAATATGGCTGGCGGCGTCAATGCCGACCTGCGACACATGTCCAGCCCTGTGGTGCGCCTCGGCGGCGCGAATGAAGGCCTTCGACGGCACGCAGCCCACGTTGACGCATGTGCCGCCCAGCCGCAATCCGTCGTTGATGATGGCCGCCCGCCCACCGAGTTCACTCGTCCGGATGGCTGCTGCGAACGCCGCCGATCCGCCGCCGATGATGGCAAGGTCAAAAACGTCTGTTTCAGGCACGGGTGGATTCCTCTTGGCTTTCGATTTCAACGGGCACGAGCTTGAGCGCCGTCTTCTCTCTCAGTCGCTCGGTCAGCGCATCGTAAGAAACGACGTCCGGATTGAACGTGATGTGAAGCAAATGATCCGGAATGTTGACTGAGGCCGTAAGCACGCCGTCAATGGATTTTGCACTCGATATCAGGCCATCCACACACCCACTGCAAAACGGCGATTCAATGGAGTAGGCCGCTTTGTCATCAGCGCCCTGCGCCCAGGATATTCCTTGGGTTGGAATCTCATGGGTCGTTGCAGACTTGACGGACGCAGGATAGCCGATTTCGCGCGTAATGCGTTCCATGTCGGCAACCGACACCAGGGAAGGATTGAATCTCACCACGGCCTGTGGTGGCTCGAAGGTAACAATGGCCTCTGTGACGCCTTCGAGTCCCAACAACGCGCGTGCGACCGTGATGTCGCAGAGTTCGCACGTCATGCCGCTCACGGTCAGCGTTACCTGCTGTTCGCTCGCGAAATCGGGAGCCGTCGCCGTCTTGGCGTCGAGCATGGGTCGAATAAGCCACGGCGATGCCACAAGGCCGAGGGTAATCACGATTCCGGCGACAATGAGGCTGCGGCGTGCCCGATCCGACAGCCTCTGATCGTCACAGTCACAGTCCACCTGACGCGACCGCGCGATTTCACGGCGCACGACCAGGTAGAGGGCTACCACTGCCACGGCAACAAACAGGGGCCGAAACGGCTCCATGGCTGTGAACATCCCGACCAGTCCACCACCGACGCCCACCGATACGAGAATGAGCGGTATGGTGCAGCATGCGGAGGCGGCGAGGCCAGCGCCCAACGCCCCGAACAGATTCCAGTTTTTCTTCATGATGATGTGGCTGATGTGGCTGATGTGGTCAGCGTGAGGTTCAGGTCAATGTTCTCGACAGCCCGGTTCTCGAACAAGTGCACGAGCATGTCGGCAAAGGGGCTTACGTCGTGGATTCGATAGAAGAGGGTCTGGGCACTGCGCCGCGATGTCACGAGGCCCTTCTCGCGCAGCAGTTTCAGATGGCGCGATACGGCCGGCTGCGAGATTCCGAGAATGTCGGAGAGGTCGCAGACGCACAGTTCACGCGCCTCCCAGAGTGCCCGCACAATGCGCAATCGCGTTTCGTTGCCGACCGTCTTCATGAACGACGCCAGTGCCAGGATGAATTGATCACCGAATACGGACTCGCGCAGGCGACCCAGCAGGGCGTCGTCGACCTCGGTGCGGACACAGGACGCATCGGTGACAGATTTTCCGGACATGTACTTTACCGTCTTGTTATATAACTGTTGTGGAATATGGCACAGGAATGTTACAAGTGCAAGACCGGGGACCGCGCGGTTGTGGAAATCCATCTGATTGCGTAAAATAACGCTGCTTAATTTAGCGCAACGCAAAACAACGCAATATCATGACGAATCCATTTGAATTCGGGCGTGAGCTCTCGGCGCTTGAAATCGTTGATCGCGAAGAAGAAGTCGGCCAGGTGGTTCAGACGATCATGGAAACCGGTCGTCTTTTTGTGATTGGACCGCGTCGGTTCGGCAAAACATCCATTTTGCGGGCCGCCGCCGAGAAGGCAAATGCCTCAGGAGCGGTCGTATTCCGCTACAATGCGGAGGCCTATCCGAATTTGACCGTCCTTTCCGAGCGGATAGTCGCAGACGCTGCAGCACACCTGACCGGTCCCGTTCGGAAAGCCGGAAGGCGGATACAAGAGATTTTTGGCTCACTCCGTCCGCAAGTCACATACGATCCAATCGGGGATCAATTCGCGGTATCGCTGGCAACTGAAATGAAGCATCAAGCAGGTCCGGCTTTGCTGTCCGAGACGCTTGCCGGATTGGACGCTCTTGCGGCATCCTCGAAGAAGCCCGTTGCTGTCATCATCGATGAGTTCCAGAAAATTGTCGAAGACGATGGGGTACAGGCGGAAGGCCAGTTACGTGCGGCGGTCCAGGCGCATGATCATGTCGGGTACGTTTTTGCCGGCTCGAAAACGCGATTGCTTTCCGAAATGACGGGCGATGAAGGTCGTCCGTTCTACAGACTGGGGTCCCGCCTTTTCATCGGGCCCGTACCGCGGGACGATTTCCAGCGCTTCATCTCGGCTGGCTTCAGCGACGCGGGGTTGTACATCGAACCGGACGGCATCAGTGAAATCCTGGACCGGGCGGACGATGTGCCCTACAACGTGCAGCGCCTGGCGCATGCCTGCTGGACGGAAGCACAAGCCCGTAAGGCACCTGTGACGCCGGAAATCGTCAAGCGTGTTCTCGAGACGCTGGTACGTCGGGATGACCCGTTCTATACCCAGATCTGGAACAGAACCAGCCCGACCCAGAAACAGGCGCTGCTGGCCATTGCCAATGAAGAGGGGAGCGGAGCAGGTCTTTTTTCCGCTGAGGTATTGCAGGCTTATGGCGTGAAGTCCGTCAGTACCATGAGAACGGCCGCTCAAGCGCTCGTGAGCAATGGAATCGCGAGAGAGGAAGAGCGGGGTGGCAAGACCGCGTATCGGTTGGAGGACCCTTTTTTCGCCGTCTGGTTGGCGTTGTTTATAGCCCACCCATAGCGCACGCGGGTCCGATGTCGAGCCGCGCGATTGTGAGCGGATTTGTGATCCCTATTCCAGCGTTACAAGACGCCGTTCTAGGTCGTTAAGTGACCGTTCCATGGACGCCATTTTCTCCATCTGGAAATTGAGATTGGTGAGCATGTACTGTGACTGTGTGTCGTTCATGCGTGCAAGGGTGTCCTGGTACGACGAGACGGTGTCGGCCTGGTATCGGTAGGCATCGACAATGAAGCCGACAAAAGCAATGAAGCAGACCAACACGACGCCTGCGGCCCACCATTCCATCCTGGAGGTTCGGCCAGCGAGACGATTGAATTCGTCAGGCGTCACGAACAGTTTTTGGGAGTCGGAATCGCCACTACTGTCACCGATTGGGATCAGGTCGTCTTCGACAGGTAGTTCTTCGCTCATTTGTAGACTCCTTTCAGTATCAGGCGATCATCTTTTTCTTCCACCTGGAGATCATGCCCAGCATATTTGGCCAAGCGAACTCCACCAAATGCAACCGCTTGGGAAAACGCCGTGCCGGGTCCAAATGTGACATCGGCAATCTGGACATTGGTGAGTGGCCTGATTGTACCGTTCGGCATGATCCTGAAAACACTATCAAATCTGACACGCTTCATGGTAGATGAAATCGCTGTTACGGCAATACTCACTCTTCAACTCCTCGGGATTGTTGCAGTTCTGAACAGACACTTCTGAGGCGGGAGCGTAACCCGTTCGCCTTACCGCAAACGGCTCAGGCGCACGTCAACAGGGAACGGCTCGGCGGGTCCGATGTCGAGCCGCGCGAAATCCGGATGCGTGGGGTTGATCAGATAATTGGACTCGTGCGGCACGATGGCGCTGGGCACACGAAGCATGGCGGATTGCTGATCCTCAAACCAGCGTGTACCGACTTCCTGGGTACTGGACGGCCACGGCCAGGCGTTCCAATCTTCCGGCAAATCATTTGCCTCGAGAACGGCAAGGCACTCTGGTGCAAAACGGATGGGAACGGCCACGTACGCGAAGGACAGCAGATCCGTCATCTCAAGGTGCACCATGGTCTCCAGCAGGGCAAGCGCTGGACTGTCGGCAGCGTAGACGACGGGAATCCCCTTGCGATGCCACCGGCCACTGTGCAGCATGGATCCGTACCCGCGAAGCGCAGACTCCGAGTACTTGGCTTTCGACAGTCTCCAGGCCGTGAACGTTGCCTTCGGGTTCGTCATGCGGGCATGGTGAACTCAATGGCATAGAGCATGTCTTCTACTTCCCGGGCGCCCGGCTCGGTATCGGCTCGTGCCAACGGGGACTCGCCGTCCAACAGACTTTTTGGGGTCGTCAACCAGCGTACGACGCGCGCCGTGTCGTTCTCGAATACCATGAAGGCAAGATTCACGAGATGCGCGACCCGGAGCAGCCGGTCGGATTCCTCGCTGGTCAACCGGTCCGCTTTACGGCGGCGCTGAAGTGTGCGATCCGGTATGGACAGGACTTCGGCCAGCTCGCCGCCACTGACTTCGAGTATGCCATGGAGACGTTCGAACACATCAAACGGCAATCCTTCGCGCACAGCCGTTACAAGATTCCGCTGTCTCAGGCCCAGGAACTCGTACAGGTCGGACCGATCAGGAACGCGTGTTTTCAGGGTCATTTCAGGGCCTCATGTCGAGTACATGCATTATTACCGCCATATGGCCGCGTAGTTTCGGCGTATGGCCGAAAAAGGGTTCGTTCTGCATGGACCAGGGCTCACTGGTCCCGGGTACTGCCGGACAAATGCCTACGCGTGGACGCGTATCTGGCTGAAATCCGAATGCGACTTGCCCCGCTGGAAGGGGACGGTGCCGGTGGCTACGCTGGCCCTCGGACAATCGCTCTGAGGTGCAGTCATGACGCGACGCTATTCGACTCTCCCGCTGGTTTCCGCCTTGTTCATTTTCTTCTCCATGGTCTGGATGGCGCCGGATGCCCGCGCCCAGATCCAATCCGTCCCGGCTGGCGGCTCCTGGACGGACGGAGCCACCTGGGTAGGGGGTGTGGTCCCGGGACCGAACGACCATGCCGTGGTGCGTGGAACCGTGAGTGTCGGCTCGAACGCATCGGTTGGCGCGGTGACCGTGGAAGCGGGATCCATCCTGCAGAATGCGGTCAGCACCGACCGCACCTTGACCGTGAGCGGCAACGTGACCAATCACGGCATCATCCGGAACAGCGTGTCCAATTGGTGGCTGACCCTGCGGATTGGTGGCAACCTCGTCAACAATGGCGAGTGGTCCAACTACCGGACGTATGTGAACGGCGCGGGGGACCAGGTCATGAGCCAGGCCGCCGGGATGACCTTTGCGACCCCGATGACCAGTGAGAAGCCGTCCGGCCGCCTGGTGGCGACGTCGGGGCTGGACTTTTCGTCGTCGTTCTATATGGCGGGCGACGTGCTCGATATGGGTGGTTGGCCGCTGACCTTCCGCGGGGGCGGTTTCGTGGACGGAGGGGTCATCACGACCATGGGTATCCTGACGCAACAGGCCCCGACGCGTTCGGCCGCTGAACGGACCCGGTTCGTGGGCACGACCACCATCCAGCAGACGGTCAATATGGGCCGGGACAACGTGTTCGAGGGGACCGTCATCGTGGAAGGAACCCTGCAGAACGTGAGCGGATGCGATTGCACGACGTATGTGGAGGGCGACGTGGTCAACAACGGCACCGTCCACAATTCGGTGTCGAACTGGTGGAACTACCTGCGCATCCACGGTAACCTGACCAACAACGGCGTGTGGTCGAATCAGCGGACGTACCTCATTGGCACCGGTGACCAGATCGTGACCCAGGCCGCCGGCACCACGTTCGAAGGTCCCATCGAAAGCCTGAAGGAAAGCGGGACCATCCGGGCCGGCAGCAACCTGGATTTCTCGGGTCATCTGGATCTGAATGGCGATCCGATGGCCATGGGCGCGAACACGTTGACATTCCGGGGAAGTGGCTACGTGGATGACGGCGTCATTTCGATGACGGGGGATCTGCAGCAATTCGATGCGCTCCGCGCGGCAACCGAACGGACGCGCTACGTCGGGACCGTCACCATCCGTCAGACGGTCAACATGGGCCGGGACAACGTATTCGAGGGCGCGCTCGTGGTGGCCGATACC
This region includes:
- the merA gene encoding mercury(II) reductase encodes the protein MPETDVFDLAIIGGGSAAFAAAIRTSELGGRAAIINDGLRLGGTCVNVGCVPSKAFIRAAEAHHRAGHVSQVGIDAASHIADFGAVSAGVQDLVDDLQQSKYVDVVRGDANIEIIHGRGRFVDATRVAVEGRLEPVRTRRVLIATGARTWYPDIPGLCAAERILTNETLYQLRELPEHVIVLGGRYVALENAQWLARMGSNVTVLQRSPRILPDEAADVTDELATHLAADGVRLETGIDLVDVQTNGRGVRIRTNKGDFEGSHVFLALGRQGNTEFLALDTLGVRTHGRGFVHTDATLRTAVPGVFAAGDVLGGKMFVYTAAYEGRLAAENALQDMHKQVDYSALPWVVFTDPQMAGVGLDEWQAADAGIPADASVVPLKHVPRAQAARDMRGLIKLIRNTETDEILGARIVAPEGGELLMQVALAIQMGMTMDRLASMFHPYLTLSEGIKLAAITFRKDVEKLSCCAV
- a CDS encoding heavy metal-associated domain-containing protein, producing MKKNWNLFGALGAGLAASACCTIPLILVSVGVGGGLVGMFTAMEPFRPLFVAVAVVALYLVVRREIARSRQVDCDCDDQRLSDRARRSLIVAGIVITLGLVASPWLIRPMLDAKTATAPDFASEQQVTLTVSGMTCELCDITVARALLGLEGVTEAIVTFEPPQAVVRFNPSLVSVADMERITREIGYPASVKSATTHEIPTQGISWAQGADDKAAYSIESPFCSGCVDGLISSAKSIDGVLTASVNIPDHLLHITFNPDVVSYDALTERLREKTALKLVPVEIESQEESTRA
- a CDS encoding metalloregulator ArsR/SmtB family transcription factor, which translates into the protein MSGKSVTDASCVRTEVDDALLGRLRESVFGDQFILALASFMKTVGNETRLRIVRALWEARELCVCDLSDILGISQPAVSRHLKLLREKGLVTSRRSAQTLFYRIHDVSPFADMLVHLFENRAVENIDLNLTLTTSATSATSS
- a CDS encoding AAA family ATPase gives rise to the protein MTNPFEFGRELSALEIVDREEEVGQVVQTIMETGRLFVIGPRRFGKTSILRAAAEKANASGAVVFRYNAEAYPNLTVLSERIVADAAAHLTGPVRKAGRRIQEIFGSLRPQVTYDPIGDQFAVSLATEMKHQAGPALLSETLAGLDALAASSKKPVAVIIDEFQKIVEDDGVQAEGQLRAAVQAHDHVGYVFAGSKTRLLSEMTGDEGRPFYRLGSRLFIGPVPRDDFQRFISAGFSDAGLYIEPDGISEILDRADDVPYNVQRLAHACWTEAQARKAPVTPEIVKRVLETLVRRDDPFYTQIWNRTSPTQKQALLAIANEEGSGAGLFSAEVLQAYGVKSVSTMRTAAQALVSNGIAREEERGGKTAYRLEDPFFAVWLALFIAHP
- a CDS encoding RES family NAD+ phosphorylase produces the protein MTNPKATFTAWRLSKAKYSESALRGYGSMLHSGRWHRKGIPVVYAADSPALALLETMVHLEMTDLLSFAYVAVPIRFAPECLAVLEANDLPEDWNAWPWPSSTQEVGTRWFEDQQSAMLRVPSAIVPHESNYLINPTHPDFARLDIGPAEPFPVDVRLSRLR
- a CDS encoding DUF2384 domain-containing protein translates to MTLKTRVPDRSDLYEFLGLRQRNLVTAVREGLPFDVFERLHGILEVSGGELAEVLSIPDRTLQRRRKADRLTSEESDRLLRVAHLVNLAFMVFENDTARVVRWLTTPKSLLDGESPLARADTEPGAREVEDMLYAIEFTMPA